The Marivirga salinae DNA window TCTGCAGCTATGGCAAGACAAAGATCAGCCAAATGTATTTAGTACCTATAGTTTGTGGGAAAGTGAAGAATACTTAAATCAATACAGACACTCAGAGACTTTCGGAAAAGTATGGCCAGCCACTAAAGCTTTATTTGCTGAAAAGCCTGTTGCCAGTTCTCATACCCAGCGATACAAATTAGATTAGATTATTTTTTCCTTTCAATAGTATACTTGACCAAATCCATTAAGGATTGTCTGTATTCCGACTCAGGAAAGTCTTTAATGATGGTCATTGCCTCATTATAATAATTATGCATTACTTCCTCTGCATAAGCAATACCATTTTTATCCCTAACAAATTGAACTACCGTTTTTACAGTAGAGTTTTTATCACTTTTATTCTTAATTAATTTGATGATTTGCTTACGTTCCGATTTATCAGCATTATTCAATGCATGAATCAATGGTAAAGTCATTTTCTTTTCCTTGATATCAATTCCGAGTGGTTTCCCGATGTCATTAGTACCATAATCAAATAAATCA harbors:
- a CDS encoding putative quinol monooxygenase, encoding MLIRIVKMTFQKDKIDEFVKIFEENKEAIRNQDGCKHLQLWQDKDQPNVFSTYSLWESEEYLNQYRHSETFGKVWPATKALFAEKPVASSHTQRYKLD